One genomic segment of Cyanobacteria bacterium GSL.Bin1 includes these proteins:
- the fghA gene encoding S-formylglutathione hydrolase, which produces MPKLTLNAQHRCFGGSVSYYQHSSQVCHGPMRFSLFLPPQAKDHSVPILYFLSGLTCTEENFTVKSGVQRDAAELGMAIIAPDTSPRNTGILGEETDYDLGTGAGFYVDATESPWQAHYQMYSYVVEELPRLVESEFPILPDKCGIFGHSMGGHGALICALRNPNRYLSVSAFAPIAAPKQCAWGQKAFSYYLGNNERLWQDYDATELVQQKTWVDKPILIDQGTEDNFLAQQQLLPEKFAAACKSVGQPLNLHYQEGYDHSYFFIMSFMRKHLEHHAQFLLG; this is translated from the coding sequence ATGCCTAAACTTACCTTAAATGCGCAACATCGATGTTTCGGTGGCAGTGTCAGTTACTACCAGCATTCCTCCCAAGTGTGTCATGGACCGATGCGGTTTTCCCTGTTTTTGCCACCTCAAGCTAAGGATCATTCGGTTCCGATCTTGTATTTCCTCTCCGGTTTAACCTGCACAGAAGAGAATTTTACGGTAAAATCAGGCGTCCAAAGAGATGCAGCCGAACTCGGAATGGCCATTATCGCTCCTGATACTAGCCCTCGTAATACTGGTATTCTAGGAGAGGAGACGGATTACGATTTAGGAACAGGCGCAGGATTTTACGTGGATGCCACCGAATCGCCTTGGCAAGCACATTATCAAATGTATAGCTACGTTGTGGAAGAATTACCGCGTTTAGTGGAAAGTGAATTCCCGATTCTTCCAGACAAATGCGGGATTTTTGGACATTCGATGGGTGGACATGGCGCCTTGATTTGTGCCTTGCGTAACCCAAACCGTTATCTTTCTGTATCAGCCTTTGCGCCAATTGCTGCGCCAAAACAATGTGCGTGGGGGCAAAAGGCATTTAGTTATTATTTAGGGAACAATGAAAGGCTTTGGCAGGATTATGATGCAACGGAGTTAGTCCAGCAAAAAACTTGGGTGGATAAACCAATTTTAATTGACCAAGGAACCGAAGATAATTTTTTAGCGCAGCAGCAACTGTTACCGGAAAAGTTCGCAGCAGCCTGCAAAAGTGTAGGACAGCCTCTAAACTTACACTATCAAGAAGGCTATGATCATAGCTACTTTTTTATAATGAGTTTTATGAGAAAACATCTCGAGCATCATGCTCAATTTCTCCTCGGTTAA